GCAGGACCGCTTGCAAACGCGGTGGCAACGTAGCGGGGAGCAAGCAACGGGCTGTTCCATATAGGCCTCGCTGTCAGCGCCTGGGATATGAATGCTGTCACAGTATGTATACCTATGGCAAAGGGCGCTGCAATCGTTATGAAAGGTACTATGAATTTCTTAGGCAATGGCTTGTCCTGTCTGTAATAGTGGACGGTTACTAGCATACCTATCAAGTTTAGCGTTAGGTAACCCGTTAGTACAATGAAGTCCCAGTCAAGCATTGAGCGTAGGTTTGGCAGCTGTGGCATCAATATCATAGCACGGAATGGACGGCCAATGTCGACAGTTATGAGCAGCAGCACTGTTATGATTGCTGCTACTGCTTGCACTTCACCAAGCACTGCCACTTTTTTGAATTCCTTGTCGCCGAACACATAAGCCGCTATACCAAACACTATACCGGCAGCCGCTACTCCAACCCAGAATACGAAGAACGCTATGTAAATACCCCATGGCACACTATCACTTAAGTCAGTTAGTATTAGACCGCCTTCTTCCTTACCGAGAAATATTGGCGCATGCTGGACAAATATCCATAGATACATACCATAGAGCGCCACTATTAGCAAGCCTATTAATGCTAAGTAGTAGCGGCGGCCGCCGTTTAGTAGTGCTTCTCTGACGATGAATTTTATTGTATCTAGGAAGCTCCCATCCGCAGTCATCTGAGTCACCCCCGGCTTACCTGTCAATGTCCAGTTTCTCTCTCAGTTCCAGGCTCACGTGGAGGTGTACGCTTAGGCCCGAAGAAGTAGAAGAACCTGGGTCTTGTACCGGCTTCCGGCTTCAATACGAAAGCACCGTATTCCTCTATGACGCGGCGTATTGGGCTACTGGGATCGTGAAGGTCACCAAATACTCTTGCACCGACAGGACATACCTCGACACAAGCCGGCACGCCACCGTCGCGGGTGCGCTGTATACACCAGGTGCACTTCTCAACAACGTGTATTTGCCTCGGCACATTGCCTAGTATGTGCATGTTGGGGTTCAGTTCAGTTACAGGTACGTATGGCTTAGCCCAGTTGAAGCGCCGTGCCCCGTAGGGGCAAGCAGTTATACAGTAACGACAACCAATACAACGGTCATAGTCCACTACTACTATGCCATCAGGCTCCTTCCATGTAGCCTTAACCGGACACACCATAGTACATGGCGGATCTTCGCAGTGCATACATGCTACTGGTACATACACCATGTTCGGCTTTGGCGCATCAGTGTAGTGCATGTTAGCGTAAACTATCTCCATTTCCTCTCTGGGTATTTCTAGTACCTTTATCCACTCTATACCCAGGTTCCTTGCCTGATTGTTCTCCATGACGCATGCATAGGCGCAACGGCGACAGCCAATACACTTGTTCACATCAAGCGCCATCGCGAAACGCACGCCTTCG
The window above is part of the Pyrodictium delaneyi genome. Proteins encoded here:
- the nrfD gene encoding NrfD/PsrC family molybdoenzyme membrane anchor subunit, which translates into the protein MTADGSFLDTIKFIVREALLNGGRRYYLALIGLLIVALYGMYLWIFVQHAPIFLGKEEGGLILTDLSDSVPWGIYIAFFVFWVGVAAAGIVFGIAAYVFGDKEFKKVAVLGEVQAVAAIITVLLLITVDIGRPFRAMILMPQLPNLRSMLDWDFIVLTGYLTLNLIGMLVTVHYYRQDKPLPKKFIVPFITIAAPFAIGIHTVTAFISQALTARPIWNSPLLAPRYVATAFASGPAILLLALYLAERYMKGFKVDFSVYKKTLYVIVGSLVVGLYFTLSEVHEIFWYTTEPMKKAQAQVLFLGYHLPYLAKMMWLWIGLGIAAVILGILPRVHNSKKGIILVSVITIVAVVAEKTMTIIIPAFVPGTLGEVHPYYPTALEIGITAGVHAIGILIYLLLARPALKAVMTHYFKGSGAHH
- a CDS encoding 4Fe-4S dicluster domain-containing protein; its protein translation is MEGRINQSRRDFLKVAAVAAGVSAVSFVAVSRDELKKLLVPVRVEDLIAEAAEAGSPLERRAQEREAKLKQWCQAEAEKICSSMGEDSEACKEARKRCAMIKVKATGPREGVRFAMALDVNKCIGCRRCAYACVMENNQARNLGIEWIKVLEIPREEMEIVYANMHYTDAPKPNMVYVPVACMHCEDPPCTMVCPVKATWKEPDGIVVVDYDRCIGCRYCITACPYGARRFNWAKPYVPVTELNPNMHILGNVPRQIHVVEKCTWCIQRTRDGGVPACVEVCPVGARVFGDLHDPSSPIRRVIEEYGAFVLKPEAGTRPRFFYFFGPKRTPPREPGTERETGH